A genomic region of Nymphalis io chromosome 3, ilAglIoxx1.1, whole genome shotgun sequence contains the following coding sequences:
- the LOC126781181 gene encoding ATP synthase mitochondrial F1 complex assembly factor 2, with amino-acid sequence MVNPINISLKMFRSINIIQKSNILNQDVYNVVKNRCYATHKRFYRRTDIVQNDKNWEVTLDHRRLKTPNGRILTVNSEPLARAIAIEWDAQSEYIAQPTMHLTALCNTSLDNPGKLSSHDITSYLLDFIATDTLLFHSEEEELKALQEKKWDPVLEWFNNRFGVKQEVSNDLLPPPISTETRAILARHFLSYDFPALNAMCFGIEALKSPILMLACVDRFLDPKEAVLLSRLEEEYQVLRWGRVPWAHELNQAEMSARVSASLLVIQSSTERHSATAKKTQGEQDT; translated from the exons atggtAAACCCTATCAATATAAGCTTAAAAATGTTtagatcaataaatataattcaaaagtcGAACATATTAAATCAAGATGTTTATAATGTTGTAAAAAATCGATGTTacg CTACACATAAAAGGTTTTATCGGCGCACTGATATTGttcaaaatgataaaaattgggAGGTGACCTTGGACCACCGTCGATTGAAAACTCCAAATGGTCGCATATTAACTGTAAATAGTGAACCTCTTGCTCGAGCCATAGCGATAGAATGGGATGCTCAAAGTGAATACATAGCTCAACCAACAATGCATTTG aCAGCTTTATGCAACACATCATTAGATAATCCAGGAAAGCTGAGTTCTCATGATATAACCAGTTACTTACTCGATTTTATTGCAACAGACACCTTACTTTTTCATTCAGAG gAGGAAGAATTGAAAGCATTACAAGAAAAAAAGTGGGATCCTGTATTGGAGTGGTTTAATAATCGGTTTGGAGTTAAACAAGAAGTCTCTAATGATCTCCTTCCTCCACCTATATCCACTGAGACAAGAGCTATTTTAGCAAGACATTTCTTATCCTATGACTTTCCAGCTTTAAATG CTATGTGCTTTGGTATAGAAGCTCTCAAGTCACCAATACTCATGCTGGCCTGTGTAGATAGATTTTTAGATCCAAAAGAAGCCGTATTGTTGTCAAGACTGGAGGAGGAATATCag GTCCTCCGATGGGGACGAGTCCCTTGGGCACACGAACTCAACCAAGCGGAGATGAGCGCCCGCGTGTCGGCTTCATTACTCGTCATACAAAGTTCTACCGAACGACACTCAGCTACTGCTAAAAAAACTCAAGGAGAACAAGACACAtaa